One segment of Radiobacillus kanasensis DNA contains the following:
- a CDS encoding MMPL family transporter: MKKSFESYSSFVTSKKGRWITVAIWIAIIAVFSFVFPQADSQKNEQAEAFLNDVPSEQAAKIVEENFSTNSGIPALLTWYKSTGLEDEDLTSIQSYVNELQDEGYDDVTIPPFQQIPLPALKQQVSEDGTTFVLPVQFPDGMETKKINEKLTSMKEVASSSFSSDPFEASLEGNSLAVRVTGPAGISVDATELFSQGDLSLLIGTVIIVLVFLLVIYRSPILALIPLLCVGMAYLMISPVLGSMAKADWIDFDSQAIAIMTVLLFGAGTDYCLFLISRYRRNLREEKNPILALRKAFTFSWGAIAMSGLTVVGALLVLLVADYGSIHRFAIPFSVAILIMMVASISLVPAILSILGRVSFYPFIPRTPGMKAERAKKKGKTVKNERNQGRFGNAIGNLVTDKPWVVAIAGIVLLGILASFSTGMKFTYNTLDAFPEDMPSRQGFTLLSKHFNEGELAPVQVVFEADDEQTVLDVGETLQDEEYIANVKQAQQSEEDSSLYLMEVELSMNPYSNEAMDRIPDIREAVTTNLDSENVWIAGQTATQYDTRLTVKDDEQLVIPIILGLIALLLLVYLRSITATAYLIGTVVLSYFSALGLGWVILHYGFGVDAIQGFIPLYAFVFIVALGEDYNIFMISSIWKKARQMPLREAIKQGTVETGGVITSAGLILAGTFMVLTTLPIQILVHFGTITALGVLIDTFVVRPFLVPSITTILGKWAFWPSKLQPIKEKQVKQKQSE, translated from the coding sequence ATGAAGAAGAGTTTCGAATCATACAGTTCATTTGTAACAAGTAAGAAGGGGCGATGGATTACTGTAGCTATATGGATAGCTATCATTGCGGTTTTTAGTTTCGTATTCCCACAAGCGGATTCCCAAAAGAACGAGCAGGCAGAGGCTTTTTTAAATGATGTTCCTTCCGAACAAGCTGCGAAAATAGTAGAGGAGAACTTCTCAACCAATTCTGGGATACCCGCCCTACTCACGTGGTATAAGTCTACTGGATTGGAGGATGAAGACTTAACATCGATTCAGTCCTACGTGAATGAATTACAGGATGAGGGTTATGATGATGTCACCATCCCACCTTTTCAGCAGATTCCACTTCCTGCCTTGAAACAGCAGGTTTCGGAAGACGGTACAACGTTTGTTTTACCTGTCCAATTTCCAGATGGTATGGAAACAAAGAAAATTAATGAAAAGCTTACTTCTATGAAAGAAGTAGCCAGTTCTAGCTTCAGCTCTGATCCATTTGAAGCATCCTTGGAAGGAAATAGTTTAGCAGTTCGAGTTACCGGACCGGCTGGAATTTCTGTTGATGCAACTGAACTGTTTAGCCAAGGCGATTTGTCTTTATTAATTGGTACGGTCATCATTGTTTTAGTTTTTCTATTAGTCATCTATCGTTCTCCAATCCTAGCATTAATCCCTCTTCTTTGCGTGGGAATGGCGTACTTGATGATCAGTCCTGTGTTAGGGTCTATGGCAAAAGCCGACTGGATTGATTTTGATTCGCAAGCTATTGCGATTATGACCGTATTACTATTTGGTGCAGGAACCGACTACTGTTTATTTTTAATCTCAAGGTATCGAAGAAATCTTCGAGAAGAAAAGAATCCTATACTTGCTTTAAGGAAGGCATTCACGTTTTCGTGGGGTGCTATTGCAATGAGTGGATTAACGGTAGTGGGCGCATTACTCGTGCTATTAGTAGCGGACTATGGGTCAATTCACCGATTTGCGATTCCGTTTAGTGTAGCAATATTAATCATGATGGTAGCTAGTATCTCTTTAGTTCCGGCTATTTTAAGTATTTTAGGAAGAGTTTCCTTCTACCCATTCATTCCTCGAACACCGGGAATGAAAGCCGAACGGGCAAAGAAAAAAGGGAAAACGGTGAAAAATGAGAGAAACCAAGGACGCTTTGGAAATGCGATTGGAAACCTGGTTACAGATAAACCATGGGTTGTTGCCATAGCTGGTATTGTTCTGTTAGGAATATTAGCTAGCTTCTCAACCGGAATGAAGTTTACGTATAATACGCTTGACGCATTTCCAGAAGATATGCCATCCCGACAAGGATTTACTCTTCTTTCTAAGCATTTTAATGAAGGAGAATTAGCTCCGGTTCAAGTGGTGTTTGAAGCAGATGATGAACAGACGGTATTAGATGTCGGGGAAACGTTGCAAGATGAAGAGTATATTGCCAATGTAAAACAAGCTCAACAAAGTGAAGAAGATTCTTCCCTCTATCTTATGGAAGTGGAATTATCGATGAATCCTTATTCTAATGAAGCAATGGATCGAATTCCAGATATTCGGGAAGCTGTTACCACTAATCTAGACTCGGAAAATGTTTGGATTGCCGGACAAACTGCGACCCAATATGATACAAGGTTAACCGTGAAAGATGATGAGCAGCTTGTTATTCCTATTATTCTTGGATTAATAGCACTTCTATTGCTCGTTTACTTGAGATCAATAACGGCGACTGCCTACCTAATCGGGACCGTAGTATTATCCTATTTTAGTGCGCTAGGGCTTGGCTGGGTGATTTTACATTATGGATTCGGGGTAGACGCCATACAAGGCTTCATTCCGCTTTATGCGTTCGTGTTTATCGTGGCGTTAGGGGAAGACTACAACATTTTTATGATCTCAAGTATCTGGAAAAAAGCCCGTCAGATGCCACTTCGAGAAGCTATTAAGCAAGGAACCGTAGAAACGGGTGGAGTCATCACTTCCGCGGGTTTAATTTTGGCAGGGACGTTTATGGTGTTAACGACGTTGCCGATTCAGATTCTTGTTCATTTTGGGACGATTACGGCGTTAGGAGTCTTAATTGATACATTCGTTGTCCGTCCATTCCTTGTCCCATCTATTACTACCATTTTAGGTAAGTGGGCATTCTGGCCATCCAAGTTACAACCAATAAAAGAAAAGCAAGTTAAACAAAAACAGAGCGAGTAA
- a CDS encoding TetR/AcrR family transcriptional regulator, protein MENKHNPVKKDKATHITKQNIIEIANRLFMTYGYRAVSTRQIADACGLTQPALYHHFKNKQKIYLEVIKATMQRTDLAVKRIVNRTNTIQSRVEQLSYYMLMNHEDDLTQMFHDVRHEMDADTQEQIREWWLNSYLNPVIIILKEAEANNEIQPLQTVQTNEVEMAYLLLDLIKSSFPNGEKRLDDSDKQQEAQRKSKLISYLFLHGIGKAL, encoded by the coding sequence ATGGAAAATAAACATAATCCCGTTAAAAAAGACAAAGCAACGCATATCACAAAACAAAACATCATAGAAATTGCCAATCGGTTATTTATGACATACGGGTATCGAGCCGTCTCCACAAGACAAATTGCGGATGCATGCGGCCTAACCCAGCCAGCGTTGTATCATCACTTTAAAAATAAACAGAAGATCTATTTAGAAGTGATAAAGGCAACGATGCAGCGGACTGATCTTGCTGTAAAAAGAATAGTAAACCGAACGAATACAATACAAAGTCGCGTTGAGCAGCTTTCCTACTACATGCTCATGAATCATGAGGATGATTTAACACAAATGTTTCACGATGTGAGGCATGAGATGGATGCGGATACTCAGGAACAAATAAGGGAATGGTGGCTGAATAGCTATTTAAATCCGGTCATAATTATCTTAAAAGAAGCGGAAGCGAATAATGAGATCCAGCCATTGCAAACGGTTCAAACGAATGAAGTAGAAATGGCGTATTTATTACTTGATCTAATCAAGTCCTCTTTTCCAAACGGTGAAAAACGTTTAGATGATTCGGATAAGCAACAGGAGGCACAAAGGAAATCAAAGCTGATTTCTTATCTATTTTTACATGGAATAGGGAAAGCTCTATAG
- the uraA gene encoding uracil permease: MAHKEIQVHERLPFLQSLPLSFQHLFAMFGSTVLVPVLFGVDPATILLMNGLGTLLYIFITKGKIPAYLGSSFAFISPVFAVLGKYSEGAGYSYVLGGFLFVGIILVLVSFIIKIAGTSWIDVIFPPAAMGAIVAVIGLELVPVAAEMAGWIAPADAGVDWAIDPKTALVAFLTLTITIICWVTLRGFLKIIPILIGIIAGYIIAYAFGLVDLTNVKEAAWISLPQFYQMKFDVSAILTILPAALVLIPEHIGHLFVTGNIVKKDLTKDPGLDRSMASNGISTIISSFVGATPNTTYGENIGVLAITRVYSTWIIGLAAIIAVLLSFCGKLAALISSIPTPVMGGISILLFGIIAASGIRMLVESKVDYNKSQNLILTCIVLVIGISGAAINIGVVELKGMGLATLVAIALSIFFKILDLLKLSNED; encoded by the coding sequence ATGGCTCATAAAGAAATTCAAGTTCACGAAAGATTACCATTCCTTCAAAGTCTACCACTTAGTTTTCAACACCTTTTTGCCATGTTCGGTTCGACGGTATTAGTTCCGGTTCTTTTCGGTGTCGACCCTGCAACCATTTTATTGATGAACGGACTTGGAACGCTATTATACATTTTCATTACAAAAGGAAAAATCCCTGCTTACTTAGGCTCCAGTTTTGCTTTCATTTCCCCCGTCTTTGCGGTATTAGGGAAATACTCCGAGGGTGCAGGGTACAGCTACGTATTAGGTGGGTTCTTATTTGTCGGTATTATATTAGTACTTGTTTCTTTCATTATAAAAATTGCCGGCACATCATGGATTGATGTTATTTTCCCACCAGCAGCTATGGGAGCTATCGTTGCCGTAATCGGTCTAGAGCTAGTTCCTGTTGCAGCGGAAATGGCTGGATGGATCGCACCTGCAGATGCGGGAGTTGATTGGGCAATCGATCCGAAAACAGCATTAGTTGCATTTCTAACGCTAACGATCACCATTATTTGTTGGGTCACCCTTCGTGGATTCCTAAAGATTATTCCTATCTTAATTGGAATTATTGCAGGATATATCATTGCGTATGCGTTTGGACTAGTAGATCTCACTAACGTAAAAGAAGCTGCATGGATATCTTTGCCACAGTTTTACCAAATGAAATTTGACGTATCCGCTATCCTTACCATTCTTCCTGCAGCACTTGTCTTAATTCCAGAACATATTGGTCACTTGTTCGTAACGGGAAACATTGTGAAAAAGGATTTAACCAAGGACCCTGGACTAGATAGATCGATGGCAAGTAACGGGATTTCGACCATCATATCTAGTTTCGTCGGTGCAACACCTAACACAACTTATGGGGAAAATATTGGAGTTCTTGCAATCACACGAGTGTACTCTACTTGGATTATCGGATTAGCAGCAATCATTGCGGTCTTACTTTCCTTCTGCGGAAAACTAGCTGCTCTTATTTCTTCGATTCCAACACCAGTAATGGGCGGGATTTCCATCCTGTTATTTGGAATTATTGCCGCGAGTGGAATTCGAATGTTAGTGGAATCCAAAGTGGACTACAACAAGTCACAAAACTTAATTCTTACTTGTATCGTCCTCGTAATTGGAATAAGTGGTGCAGCTATTAATATCGGTGTCGTTGAATTAAAAGGCATGGGGCTTGCAACACTAGTAGCGATTGCGCTAAGCATTTTCTTTAAGATATTGGATCTACTTAAACTTTCAAATGAAGATTAA
- a CDS encoding glycoside hydrolase family 13 protein: protein MNKVWWKEAVAYQVYPRSFMDSDGDGIGDIQGVISKLDYLQDLGIDVVWMSPIYSSPNDDNGYDISDYKGIMSEFGTMADFDELLEEVHKRDMKLIMDLVINHTSDEHQWFIESRSSKENPYRDYYIWHPGKDGKEPNNWESIFGGSAWEYDEKTKEYYMHVFSRKQPDLNWENPNVRADLYEMVNWWLDKGIDGFRVDAISHIRKVPGFPDLPNPDNKKFVPSMEGHMNRDGIQEYLKELKKETFDKYDIMTVGEANGVSVEQADEWVGEENGKFNMIFQFEHLDLWGKSVTGGLDIHALKQTLTKWQKGLNGRGWNALFLENHDQPRSVSTWGNDKELREKAAKSLATMYFLMQGTPFIYQGQELGMTNVRFDSIEDYNDVSFKNLYKIKREEGEAHEEIMEIIWKNGRDNSRTPMQWNTEPNAGFSTGTPWLKVNPNYKEINVERELQDESSIYHYYKALIKLRKAHEALVYGSYDLILETHDHIYAYTRTWNGDQFLVISNLFADSTAFELPEEWQVSSLKLLMGNYEHLEESPYTLKPYEARVYQIIKTP from the coding sequence ATGAACAAGGTATGGTGGAAAGAAGCAGTCGCCTACCAGGTTTATCCGAGAAGCTTTATGGATTCGGATGGCGATGGTATTGGTGATATTCAAGGGGTAATCTCCAAGCTCGATTACTTACAAGACTTAGGGATTGATGTGGTTTGGATGTCCCCTATTTATAGCTCACCAAATGATGATAATGGGTACGATATTAGTGATTATAAGGGTATCATGTCCGAGTTCGGTACAATGGCTGACTTTGATGAATTGCTTGAAGAGGTTCACAAGCGTGATATGAAATTAATCATGGATCTAGTTATTAATCACACGTCTGATGAGCATCAATGGTTCATTGAATCACGTTCATCGAAGGAAAACCCTTATCGAGACTACTATATTTGGCACCCTGGGAAAGATGGAAAAGAGCCGAACAATTGGGAGTCGATCTTTGGTGGGTCTGCCTGGGAATATGATGAAAAGACAAAAGAGTACTATATGCACGTCTTTTCTCGTAAACAACCAGACTTAAATTGGGAGAATCCTAACGTTAGAGCAGATTTATATGAAATGGTGAATTGGTGGTTGGACAAAGGAATTGATGGTTTCCGAGTTGATGCGATTTCGCATATTCGTAAAGTTCCTGGCTTCCCAGATCTACCAAATCCAGATAATAAAAAATTCGTTCCGTCCATGGAAGGTCACATGAACCGTGATGGAATTCAAGAGTACTTAAAAGAATTGAAGAAAGAGACGTTTGATAAGTACGACATTATGACCGTTGGTGAAGCGAATGGCGTAAGTGTGGAACAAGCAGATGAGTGGGTTGGCGAAGAAAATGGGAAGTTTAATATGATCTTCCAATTCGAACACTTGGATTTATGGGGGAAAAGTGTAACCGGTGGACTGGACATTCATGCGCTGAAACAAACATTAACGAAATGGCAAAAAGGCTTGAACGGAAGAGGATGGAATGCTCTTTTCCTAGAAAACCATGACCAACCGCGTTCTGTATCCACATGGGGAAATGATAAGGAGTTAAGAGAAAAGGCAGCCAAAAGCTTGGCAACGATGTACTTCCTCATGCAAGGGACTCCATTCATCTATCAAGGGCAAGAACTAGGAATGACGAATGTTCGTTTTGATTCCATTGAAGATTATAACGATGTTTCCTTCAAAAATCTTTATAAAATCAAAAGAGAAGAAGGCGAAGCCCATGAGGAGATTATGGAGATTATCTGGAAGAACGGAAGAGATAATTCGAGAACTCCGATGCAATGGAATACGGAGCCGAATGCTGGATTTTCGACAGGAACTCCATGGTTAAAAGTAAATCCGAATTATAAAGAGATCAATGTAGAACGAGAGTTACAAGATGAATCCTCGATTTACCATTATTACAAAGCATTAATAAAGCTAAGAAAAGCACATGAGGCGCTAGTCTATGGAAGTTATGATCTTATTCTAGAAACCCACGACCATATCTATGCTTATACGAGAACTTGGAATGGGGATCAATTCCTTGTGATTAGTAACTTGTTTGCGGACAGTACGGCCTTTGAATTACCTGAAGAATGGCAAGTGAGTTCTCTTAAGTTATTGATGGGTAACTATGAACATTTGGAAGAATCTCCATATACATTAAAACCTTATGAAGCAAGAGTATATCAAATAATAAAAACTCCCTAA
- a CDS encoding YesL family protein, with amino-acid sequence MGGLLQGINSVSEWIMRFSVTNLLWLLFNLPIVFLVMNLVFADQLADAYILIGLLIVLAPFVLVPSTAAMFALVREWMMKDDSISLWKSFLQFYKKEYGKMWKAGIPITVLWGIWAADVYYLHEKNTVFFFATLLLGVVLYVWTIYFFSAQAHFNANFKTLCKKAFILTFGRPFAFLLLTIGSGVILYVSVNGLPFLIPFFTGSLISFLSFSVFYKLVENAQKKG; translated from the coding sequence ATGGGTGGTTTATTGCAAGGTATAAATAGCGTTAGTGAATGGATTATGCGATTTTCCGTGACGAATCTATTATGGTTATTGTTTAATCTTCCCATTGTGTTTTTAGTGATGAACCTCGTGTTCGCTGATCAGTTAGCAGATGCCTATATATTAATTGGGTTGTTAATCGTATTAGCCCCATTTGTCTTGGTGCCTTCCACAGCGGCCATGTTTGCTTTAGTCCGAGAGTGGATGATGAAGGATGATTCTATCTCTTTATGGAAGTCATTTTTACAATTCTATAAAAAAGAATACGGGAAGATGTGGAAAGCTGGTATTCCGATAACGGTCCTATGGGGGATTTGGGCGGCAGATGTGTACTACTTACATGAGAAAAATACGGTGTTCTTTTTTGCAACGCTACTACTTGGAGTTGTGTTATATGTCTGGACCATTTACTTTTTCTCTGCACAGGCACACTTCAACGCCAATTTTAAGACGTTGTGCAAAAAAGCTTTCATTCTAACGTTTGGTCGGCCATTTGCTTTTCTCCTCCTTACAATAGGAAGTGGAGTAATCTTGTACGTCAGTGTAAATGGGCTCCCGTTTTTAATTCCGTTTTTTACAGGTTCCCTCATTAGTTTTCTTTCGTTCTCTGTGTTTTACAAATTAGTGGAGAATGCACAAAAGAAGGGGTAA
- a CDS encoding IS110 family RNA-guided transposase, protein MKLFAGLDVSSFDIKVCLLNGEGDKLRTFTVSNDLPGATELRNSILECVKGQKVDTLKIGLESTSVYSFHPSMFFHNDESLKALGTQVFVMNPKQIKNFKKSYSDMDKTDEIDAFVIADYLRFGRANMSVVKESQYIALQQLTRSRYQLVHQVTKEKQHFLQHLSFKCNTFQEEVDSSVFGNAMMELFFEKFSLEELSQMPLEDLAAFLQEKGKNRFGDPECVARSIQKAVRSSYRLDKVVEDSIDLILGTTIEVIRTLQKQIKEIDKAIKRIMAGLTETLETIPGIGPVFSAGIIAEIGQIERFDDETKIAKYAGLYWRKNQSGRFTAEDTSLSRNGNQYLRYYLVEAANSVRRQVPEYQEYYAKKYKEVPKHQHKRALVLTARKLVRLVDALLRNHQVYTSKRSVNE, encoded by the coding sequence ATGAAATTATTTGCTGGATTAGATGTTAGTTCTTTTGATATCAAGGTTTGTTTACTAAATGGTGAAGGAGACAAACTCAGAACCTTCACCGTATCCAATGATTTACCAGGTGCTACAGAATTACGAAATTCTATATTAGAGTGTGTAAAAGGCCAAAAGGTTGATACACTCAAAATCGGTCTTGAGTCTACGTCGGTTTATAGCTTTCATCCATCTATGTTTTTTCATAATGACGAGTCACTCAAGGCACTTGGTACACAAGTTTTTGTTATGAATCCCAAACAGATAAAGAACTTTAAGAAGAGTTATAGCGATATGGACAAAACCGATGAGATTGATGCGTTTGTTATCGCCGATTATCTTCGCTTTGGCCGGGCCAATATGTCTGTTGTTAAAGAGAGCCAATATATAGCGCTCCAACAACTTACACGCTCAAGATATCAACTCGTTCATCAAGTGACAAAAGAAAAGCAGCACTTTCTCCAACACTTGAGTTTCAAATGCAATACCTTTCAAGAGGAAGTGGACTCTTCCGTTTTTGGTAATGCGATGATGGAACTCTTTTTCGAGAAATTTAGCTTGGAAGAACTGTCACAAATGCCATTGGAAGATCTAGCTGCATTCCTTCAAGAGAAAGGGAAAAATCGTTTTGGAGATCCCGAATGTGTAGCGAGATCCATTCAAAAAGCTGTCCGTTCTTCCTATCGATTAGATAAGGTTGTTGAAGATTCTATTGATCTCATCCTTGGCACCACTATTGAAGTGATTCGCACACTTCAGAAACAAATAAAAGAGATTGATAAAGCCATAAAACGAATCATGGCTGGATTAACCGAAACACTTGAAACTATCCCTGGCATTGGACCTGTGTTTTCTGCTGGCATTATTGCTGAAATTGGCCAAATTGAACGCTTTGATGATGAGACAAAGATTGCTAAATACGCGGGCCTCTATTGGCGTAAAAATCAATCAGGACGCTTTACAGCTGAAGATACTTCGCTATCTCGTAATGGGAATCAGTATCTTAGATATTACCTTGTTGAAGCCGCCAACTCGGTAAGAAGACAAGTTCCTGAGTACCAAGAGTATTACGCGAAGAAATACAAAGAAGTACCAAAACACCAACATAAAAGGGCACTCGTCTTAACCGCAAGAAAATTAGTACGTTTGGTTGATGCGCTACTACGCAATCACCAAGTCTACACGTCGAAAAGGAGCGTGAATGAATGA
- a CDS encoding LacI family DNA-binding transcriptional regulator, with the protein MAVTIKDVAKAADVAPSTVSRVISDSPKISEKTKRKVRKVMDDLGYHLNLNARVLVQQSTQTIGIVMKNSTSESLHNPFFPEVLRGISALCNKQDFSLTITTGESEESIFQDVVKMVQGKRVDGMIVSYSKKYDKVVPYLLKCGIPFVVVGKPVSNASEIMYVDNDNVQAAKEAAEHLIQLGHTQIGYIGGDPEFELSDARLNGFKEAIRQHQIHIPESYVKNPDETVSIQQTVSELMDSPTPPTGLVVTDDLTALNVLLALRDKDILVPEDVSVISFNNTMISKLSTPPLTSVDTQIYQLGYESARCLIEEIKDPSTFKKSVIIPTIIKQRDSSIAYKPKRGKSV; encoded by the coding sequence ATGGCAGTAACGATTAAAGACGTTGCAAAGGCGGCTGATGTCGCACCCTCAACAGTTTCGCGTGTTATTTCGGATAGCCCTAAAATCAGTGAAAAAACGAAACGAAAAGTACGGAAAGTCATGGATGATCTAGGGTACCATTTGAATTTAAATGCGCGTGTTCTTGTGCAGCAATCTACGCAAACAATCGGGATTGTAATGAAAAACTCAACAAGTGAATCCTTACACAATCCGTTTTTTCCAGAAGTGTTAAGGGGAATAAGTGCGTTATGCAATAAACAGGATTTTAGTCTAACAATCACAACAGGAGAGTCGGAGGAATCCATTTTCCAGGATGTTGTAAAGATGGTTCAAGGAAAAAGAGTGGACGGTATGATTGTTTCCTACTCGAAGAAATACGATAAGGTTGTACCATATCTGTTAAAGTGCGGTATTCCTTTCGTGGTTGTGGGTAAACCGGTTTCCAATGCGAGTGAAATCATGTATGTAGATAATGATAACGTTCAAGCAGCAAAGGAAGCAGCAGAACATTTAATACAGCTCGGCCACACGCAAATTGGCTATATCGGAGGGGATCCTGAATTTGAACTATCAGATGCCCGTTTGAATGGTTTCAAAGAAGCGATTCGTCAGCATCAAATTCATATCCCAGAAAGCTATGTGAAAAATCCAGATGAGACGGTATCGATCCAGCAAACTGTTAGTGAATTGATGGACTCACCGACGCCGCCAACTGGTCTAGTTGTTACCGATGACTTAACGGCACTGAACGTATTGCTTGCTTTAAGAGACAAGGACATCCTTGTTCCAGAGGATGTTAGTGTGATTAGCTTTAACAACACGATGATTTCTAAACTTTCTACGCCTCCATTAACATCGGTGGATACACAAATTTATCAGCTTGGTTATGAGTCAGCGCGTTGTTTAATCGAGGAAATAAAAGACCCATCAACATTTAAGAAGAGTGTTATCATCCCGACGATAATCAAACAAAGAGATTCCAGCATTGCATATAAGCCTAAACGGGGGAAGTCTGTTTAG
- a CDS encoding carbohydrate ABC transporter permease, giving the protein MKSKRNNIIVGIIGILLALLWLSPFYLMIVNAFKTKREIFTDVLGFPEGLTFENFSEAFVELNFLNSLLNSVIITVVSVGIIIIFSAMAGYALARNKSKLSAALLLLFVSAMLIPFQSVMIPLVSIFGQVEMLNQAGLIFMYLGFGCSLSIFLYHGAMTGISTSLDEAAIIDGANKFQTFWHIIFPLLKPISVTVGILNVIWIWNDYLLPSLVLGEDNATIPLQMFFFFGQYTKQWHLALAGLTIAIIPVIIGYFFAQKQIIEGVSEGAVK; this is encoded by the coding sequence ATGAAGAGCAAACGTAATAACATTATAGTTGGAATCATCGGTATCTTGCTCGCCTTGTTGTGGCTGTCCCCGTTTTATTTAATGATTGTAAACGCGTTTAAGACGAAGCGTGAGATTTTTACGGATGTATTAGGTTTTCCAGAAGGGTTAACCTTTGAAAACTTCAGTGAAGCCTTTGTAGAATTGAACTTTTTAAACTCCTTACTAAATTCCGTTATTATAACCGTTGTTAGTGTGGGAATCATTATTATTTTCTCGGCAATGGCTGGTTACGCATTAGCAAGAAATAAAAGTAAACTTAGTGCTGCATTACTGCTTTTATTTGTTTCCGCGATGTTAATTCCGTTTCAGTCTGTCATGATTCCGCTCGTTTCTATATTTGGTCAGGTGGAAATGTTAAATCAGGCTGGATTGATCTTTATGTATTTAGGGTTCGGTTGTAGTTTATCGATTTTCTTATACCATGGAGCTATGACGGGAATATCCACCTCACTAGACGAGGCGGCTATTATTGATGGAGCAAACAAATTCCAAACATTTTGGCATATCATTTTCCCATTGCTTAAGCCAATCTCCGTAACGGTAGGTATTTTGAATGTTATTTGGATTTGGAATGATTACTTACTTCCGTCTTTAGTACTAGGAGAAGATAATGCAACCATTCCGTTGCAAATGTTTTTCTTCTTTGGTCAATACACGAAGCAATGGCATTTAGCGCTTGCCGGGTTAACGATTGCGATTATCCCAGTTATAATTGGGTATTTCTTTGCGCAAAAGCAAATCATCGAAGGAGTTTCCGAGGGTGCAGTAAAATAA
- a CDS encoding carbohydrate ABC transporter permease has translation MRNRDLSFWLFLTPVLLGLGLVVILPLLYGTVYSFTDWNGLTANKFLGLDNYKRLLEDEEFLNSIWFTIKFSVVSVILLNVLGLGLALLVTRQLKSSNFLRTIFFMPNLIGGLILGFIWQFIFVSVFEDIGAALQIEGLQGWLSTTSTGFWGLVILTCWQMAGYIMIIYIAYLQNIPKELIEAAKIDGANSFQRFRTITFPLVAPAFTVSMFLTLSSSFKIYDQNLSLTNGGPFESTQMVAMEIVKTAFSANEMAYGQAKAVVFFVIVSIIALTQVYYNKKREVDM, from the coding sequence ATGCGAAATCGAGATCTATCATTCTGGCTGTTTTTGACACCAGTTTTATTAGGATTAGGTCTTGTTGTTATTTTACCGTTACTATACGGGACGGTTTATTCCTTTACAGATTGGAATGGCCTTACGGCGAACAAGTTTTTAGGATTAGATAATTATAAGAGATTACTAGAGGATGAAGAATTTCTTAATTCTATATGGTTTACCATTAAGTTCTCGGTTGTATCTGTTATTCTTTTGAATGTACTTGGTCTTGGTTTGGCTCTTTTAGTGACACGTCAGCTTAAATCAAGCAATTTTTTAAGAACCATTTTCTTTATGCCTAACTTAATTGGTGGTTTAATTTTAGGGTTTATCTGGCAATTTATTTTCGTTAGTGTATTTGAGGATATTGGAGCAGCGCTTCAAATAGAGGGTCTTCAAGGATGGTTATCGACAACATCAACTGGATTTTGGGGACTTGTAATTCTTACTTGTTGGCAAATGGCTGGTTATATCATGATCATTTACATTGCCTATCTGCAAAATATACCAAAAGAATTAATTGAAGCAGCCAAAATTGATGGAGCTAATAGCTTTCAGCGTTTCCGTACTATTACATTCCCACTTGTTGCGCCGGCGTTTACGGTTAGTATGTTCTTAACATTATCATCATCTTTTAAGATATACGACCAAAACCTATCATTAACAAATGGTGGTCCTTTTGAATCGACACAAATGGTTGCGATGGAAATCGTTAAAACAGCGTTTAGTGCGAATGAGATGGCGTATGGTCAGGCGAAGGCAGTCGTCTTTTTTGTCATTGTTTCTATCATTGCCCTAACGCAAGTTTACTACAATAAAAAACGGGAGGTCGACATGTAA